In Cheilinus undulatus linkage group 24, ASM1832078v1, whole genome shotgun sequence, a single window of DNA contains:
- the LOC121506512 gene encoding NLR family CARD domain-containing protein 3-like — protein sequence MDLDLDLDLNLDLDRAVCPIRVISHRISLLHLKDTTSLLQRAPQCSACAVLSSVFSLCCPVAVSSVFEPSCCEECSACAVVECSTCSVVVFSVPPVLLLSSAWKELADRLWNKSSEVCQRQVKSTLKERFQCVFEGLNKAGTPLNQIYTELFITEGETGEVNEEHEVRRIETTSRRPHRPETTIRCRDIFQTVFWDEREVGPTISKPASPRRDRPIRTVMTKGVAGIGKTVLTQKFTLDWAEGRANQDIQFTFPFTFRELNVLKEKEFSLVELLHHFFTETKEAGLCRFEDFQVVFIFDGLDECRLPLDFTNNEILTDVSQSTSVGVLLTNLIRGNLLPSARLWITTRPAAANQIPPRCVDMVTEVRGFTDPQKEEYFRKRFRDEDQASTIISHIKTSRSLHIMCHIPVFCWITATVLEDLLKTTKRGELPKTLTEMYIHFLVVQTKVKSVKYDGGAETGPLWSPESRKMIRSLGKLAFEQLQKGNLIFYEPDLMDCGIDIRAASVYSGVFTQVFREERGLYQDQVFCFIHLSVQEFLAAVHVHQTFTNSGVNLMEDDPAPLATLAKLYQSAVDRALLSPNGHLDLFLRFLFGLSLQTNQNLLRDLLTPTGSSSQSNQETVEYIKKKVEAEISPERSINLFHCLNELKDRSLVEQIQQALRPGPLSTDRLSPAQWSALVFILLSSEEDLNVFDLKKYSGSEEALLHLLPVVKASRTARLGGCNLSERSCEALSSVLSSQTSRLRDLDLSNNDLKDSGLKFLSAGLQNPDCHLETLRLSGCLITQEGCSFLASALSANPSHLRELNLTYNHPGGSGLDLLSAGLKDPLWRLDTLRMDPVGVSWLRPGLRKYSSELTIDAATVNRRLRLSDDRRTATLVEEDQSYPDHPDRFEQSPQLLCRDALTGRCYWEVACRGLVYVAVSYRRISRTGNWDHCSFGKNEHSWSLHVSDDVFYVYHNKERRTLAMPLPSPSSSVSHRVAVYVDHPAGALSFYTVSSGSLIHLHTVNTAFSEPLYPGFGFSSWSDRSGSSVSLCSLSEEPSLRGTVPP from the exons CTCCTCAGTGTTCCGcctgtgctgtcctgtcttCAGTGTTCAGCCTGTGCTGTCCTGTTGCTGTCTCTTCAGTGTTTGAGCCCTCCTGCTGTGAAGAG tgttccgcCTGTGCTGTTGTTGAG TGTTCCACCTGTTCTgtcgttgtcttcagtgttccgcctgtgctgttgttgtcttcagCATGGAAGGAGCTGGCTGACCGTCTGTGGAACA AGAGCTCAGAGGTCTGTCAGCGTCAGGTGAAGTCCACCCTAAAGGAACGGttccagtgtgtgtttgagggaTTAAATAAAGCAGGAACCCCTCTGAACCAGATCTACACAGAGCTCTTCATCACTGAGGGAGAGACTGGAGAGGTCAACGAGGAACACGAGGTCAGACGGATCGAGACCACATCCAGGAGACCGCACAGACCAGAGACTACCATCAGGTGTAGAGACATCTTTCAGACTGTTTTTTGGGATGAACGGGAGGTGGGACCGACAATATCAAAACCAGCCTCACCAAGAAGAGACCGACCAATCAGAACAGTGATGACGAAGGGCGTGGCTGGCATCGGGAAAACAGTCTTAACCCAGAAGTTCACTCTGGACTGGGCTGAAGGCAGAGCCAACCAGGACATCCAGTTCACATTTCCATTCActttcagagagctgaatgtGCTGAAAGAGAAAGAGTTCAGCTTGGTGGAGCTCCTTCATCACTTCTTTACTGAAACCAAAGAAGCAGGACTCTGCAGGTTTGAGGACTTCCAGGTGGTCTTCATCTTTGACGGTCTGGATGAGTGTCGACTTCCTCTGGACTTCACCAACAATGAGATCCTGACTGATGTTAGCCAGTCCACCTCAGTGGGTGTGCTGCTGACTAACCTCATCAGGGGGAACCTGCTTCCATCTGCTCGCCTCTGGATAACCAcacgacctgcagcagccaatcagatccctccTAGGTGTGTTGACATGGTGACGGAGGTCAGAGGGTTCACTGACCCTCAGAAGGAGGAGTACTTCAGGAAGAGGTTCAGAGATGAGGATCAGGCCAGCACAATCATCTCCCACATCAAGACCTCCAGAAGCCTCCACATCATGTGCCACATCCCggtcttctgctggatcactgctacAGTTCTGGAGGATCTGCTGAAGACCACCAAGAGAGGAGAGCTGCCCAAGACCCTGACTGAGATGTACATCCACTTCCTGGTGGTTCAGACCAAAGTGAAGAGCGTCAAGTACGATGGAGGAGCTGAGACTGGTCCACTCTGGAGTCCAGAGAGCAGAAAGATGATCCGGTCTCTGGGTAAGCTGGCttttgagcagctgcagaaagggAACCTGATCTTCTATGAACCAGACCTGATGGACTGTGGCATCGATATCAGAGCAGCCTCAGTGTACTCAGGAGTGTTCACACAGGtcttcagagaggagagaggactgtaccaggaccaggtcttctgcttcatccatctgagtgttcaggagtttctggCTGCTGTTCATGTCCATCAGACCTTCACCAACTCTGGAGTCAACCTGATGGAGGACGACCCGGCACCACTCGCAACGTTGGCTAAGCTCTACCAGAGCGCCGTAGACCGGGCCCTACTGAGTCCTAACGGACACCTGGACCTGTTCCTCCGCTTCCTCTTTGGTCTCTCACTGCAGACCAATCAGAATCTCCTACGAGATCTGCTGACGCCAACAGGAAGTAGTTCACAGTCCAATCAGGAAACAGTGGAGTACATCAAAAAGAAGGTTGAAGCGGAGATCTCCCCAGAGAGGAGCATCAACCTGTTCCACTGTCTGAATGAACTGAAGGACCGTTCTCTAGTGGAGCAGATCCAACAGGCCCTGAGACCAGGACCTCTCTCCACAGATAGACTGTCTCCTGCTCAGTGGTCAGCTCTGGTCTTCATCTTACTGTCATCAGAAGAAGATCTGAATGTGTTTGACCTGAAGAAGTACTCTGGTTCAGAGGAGGCTCTCCTGCACCTGCTGCCTGTGGTCAAAGCCTCTAGGACGGCCCG gttgggtgGCTGTAACCTCTCAGAGAGGAGCTGTGAAGCTCTGTCCTCAGTCCTCAGCTCACAGAcctccagactgagagacctGGACCTGAGCAACAACGACCTGAAGGATTCAGGACTGAAGTTTCTGTCTGCTGGGCTGCAGAACCCGGACTGTCATCTGGAGACTCTGAG gctcTCAGGCTGTCTGATCACCCAGGAAGGCTGTTCCTTTCTTGCCTCAGCCCTTAGCGCCAACCCGTCCCACCTGAGAGAGCTGAACCTGACCTACAACCATCCAGGAGGCTCTGGACTGGACCTGCTATCTGCTGGACTGAAGGATCCCCTCTGGAGACTGGACACCCTGAG GATGGATCCTGTCGGGGTCTCGTGGCTGAGACCAGGTCTGAGGAAGT ACTCCAGCGAGCTCACGATCGACGCCGCCACGGTGAACAGGCGGCTCCGACTGTCCGACGACCGCAGGACGGCGACCCTGGTGGAGGAGGATCAGTCGTACCCGGATCACCCAGACCGGTTCGAGCAGAGTCCTCAGCTGCTGTGTAGAGACGCTCTGACCGGTCGCTGTTACTGGGAGGTGGCGTGCAGAGGACTGGTCTACGTGGCGGTGAGTTACAGGCGAATCAGCCGGACAGGAAACTGGGATCACTGCAGCTTTGGGAAGAACGAGCATTCCTGGAGTCTTCACGTGTCCGATGACGTGTTCTACGTCTACCACAACAAGGAGAGGCGAACCCTCGCCATGCCCTTGCCCTCGCCGTCGTCCTCTGTCTCTCACAGAGTAGCGGTCTACGTCGACCATCCTGCTGGCGCCCTGTCCTTCTACACCGTCTCCTCCGGCTCGCTGATCCACCTCCACACCGTGAACACGGCGTTCTCTGAACCCCTCTACCCGGGCTTTGGCTTTAGTTCCTGGTCTGACAGGTCTGgttcctctgtgtctctgtgttctCTGTCAGAGGAACCTTCTCTTAGAGGAACTGTTCCACCGTAG